One segment of Pyrococcus sp. ST04 DNA contains the following:
- a CDS encoding IS607 family transposase → MRLYRTGEASQRLGISKPTLLRKIKSGEIKAYRVGREYRIPESEIKRLLEGKTLDKVVIYARVSSRDQKEDLERQIEYLKNYCTAKGYQVVKIITDISSGLNENRRGLKQLFKLVESGEVGKVVVTYKDRLTRFGFKYLEQYFNSHGVEIEVIFDDEEKTPEKELVEDLLAIVTSFAGKLYGMRSHKKKRLVEAVKNALRDD, encoded by the coding sequence GTGAGGCTCTATCGGACAGGAGAGGCATCACAACGCTTGGGCATCAGCAAACCAACCCTCCTCAGAAAAATCAAATCCGGTGAGATTAAAGCCTACCGGGTCGGGAGAGAATACCGCATCCCCGAAAGCGAAATCAAAAGGCTCCTTGAGGGCAAAACCCTTGATAAAGTCGTCATTTACGCAAGAGTCTCAAGCCGAGACCAGAAAGAGGACTTAGAGAGGCAGATCGAATACCTCAAAAACTACTGCACCGCCAAGGGTTATCAGGTCGTGAAAATCATCACAGACATTTCCTCCGGCCTGAACGAGAACAGACGGGGCTTAAAACAACTCTTCAAACTTGTGGAGAGCGGAGAAGTCGGGAAAGTCGTGGTAACTTACAAGGACAGGCTCACCCGCTTTGGCTTCAAATACCTCGAACAATACTTCAACTCTCACGGCGTTGAAATCGAAGTCATCTTTGATGATGAAGAGAAAACTCCAGAGAAAGAACTCGTTGAGGACTTATTAGCCATCGTAACTTCCTTCGCTGGAAAACTCTACGGGATGCGTTCTCACAAGAAAAAACGCCTTGTAGAGGCGGTAAAGAATGCCCTCAGAGACGATTAA
- a CDS encoding RNA-guided endonuclease TnpB family protein, whose amino-acid sequence MPSETIKLTAKFKLKNPPRELDDLFSTYHKIVNYLITYAFENNVTSFYRLKKETYKNLRKEYSSLPSHYLYTACQMATSIYKSYRKRKRKGKARGKPVFKKEVIMLDDHLFKLDLEKRVIKLSTPSGRIILEFYPAKYHEKFKGWRIGQAWLIKTPKGVFVNVVFSKEVEVGEPKAFVGVDLNENNVTLSLPNGEFVQIITHEREIRTAYYLKRRRVQRKIRAGRRREELLEKYGERERNRVNDLHHKLANKIVELAEKYGGIALEDLTEIRESIRYSAEMNGRLHRWSFRKLQSMIEYKAKLRGVKVVFVNPAYTSSLCPVCGGKLSPNGHRVLKCSNCGFEADRDVVGSWNIRLKALKMWGVTVPPESHPMKMGGWKPTRYEINAPHTTNG is encoded by the coding sequence ATGCCCTCAGAGACGATTAAACTGACAGCAAAATTCAAGCTCAAAAACCCTCCAAGAGAATTAGACGACCTCTTCTCCACTTACCATAAGATTGTGAATTACCTCATAACTTACGCCTTTGAGAACAACGTAACCAGCTTTTACAGGCTGAAAAAAGAGACTTACAAAAACCTTCGGAAGGAGTATTCAAGCCTTCCAAGCCATTACCTCTACACGGCCTGTCAAATGGCTACATCAATTTACAAGAGCTACAGGAAGAGGAAAAGGAAAGGAAAAGCTAGAGGCAAGCCCGTTTTTAAGAAGGAAGTCATAATGCTGGACGATCACCTATTCAAGCTCGACCTTGAGAAAAGGGTAATCAAACTCTCAACGCCAAGTGGGAGAATTATCTTAGAGTTTTATCCAGCTAAATACCACGAGAAGTTCAAGGGCTGGAGGATTGGGCAGGCTTGGCTCATCAAAACGCCCAAGGGGGTCTTCGTCAATGTAGTCTTTTCGAAAGAGGTTGAAGTTGGTGAGCCTAAAGCCTTCGTCGGCGTGGACTTGAACGAGAACAACGTTACCTTAAGCCTTCCAAACGGTGAGTTCGTGCAAATCATTACCCACGAGAGAGAAATTAGGACTGCCTACTACTTAAAGAGAAGGAGGGTTCAGAGGAAGATTAGGGCCGGGAGAAGGAGAGAGGAACTCCTTGAAAAATACGGTGAGAGGGAGAGGAACAGGGTTAACGACCTTCACCACAAGTTGGCGAACAAAATCGTTGAGCTGGCTGAAAAATACGGTGGGATTGCCTTGGAGGATTTGACGGAAATCAGGGAGTCGATAAGGTATTCTGCCGAGATGAATGGTCGCCTGCACAGGTGGAGCTTCAGGAAGCTTCAGAGCATGATCGAATACAAGGCCAAACTAAGGGGTGTTAAGGTCGTTTTCGTGAATCCCGCTTACACTTCATCCCTGTGCCCGGTATGTGGGGGGAAGTTAAGCCCGAATGGGCACAGGGTTTTGAAGTGTTCGAACTGTGGGTTTGAGGCTGATAGGGATGTGGTTGGGAGTTGGAATATTCGCCTGAAAGCCCTGAAGATGTGGGGAGTAACCGTTCCCCCCGAAAGCCACCCGATGAAGATGGGAGGGTGGAAGCCTACCCGTTACGAGATTAACGCTCCACACACAACTAACGGGTAG
- a CDS encoding LamG-like jellyroll fold domain-containing protein translates to MKKLFFLFVLTLLPGLVSAMSLREYSPGVEGAKGIQEANCAANLCMQSFFQGSETYIVFTNGKGMKINGLGDPAREIERLSWGYLIRGGSYILALDDSLNPLWIREKKDMDLDTLVPWDSYGLVGFTISRTTYSGFGIGRIEKDGRFRVLLKYSNIGEGYLKGIARGANSAAIFGQFGQSYGEGFIGIIDSSFHLRTSFYLVGSKGERVRILTVFPSKNGYIVTGDIEYGFDVLQRVFFLMEINEKGNILWQKSYDVKPVIRGIKVGNSLVFLEADREGLTIFSTDLKGNIKWTKRIRASLSTIKDFFASDGSYMIVGTLYTGDFGGWGHKLAILEVSDLDCSKCENITIKEADGSIVKRKTNIKIAGEEWKPTFIASKTKISHFQTRLEVKEIIKEEEKTKTTTKSTPRKGVVFYDPLDKGKTKGSVKGEYRAGVAGECIFIGEDDGYITYKGEILPAKEGSIEFYWKPPKDIYKIYSRRHDEWKNYGSYTPPDGGFLLDNIGWRAADKGAFILPLVPISWKDPHNPRTWVSWSIWNGKEWISAGNNFLTRPDNVSVKVSDSGVLIKWSFSKDVLIWDPNEWYHIAVTWGIRGNELYINGIKIGEGDYRGPIQTNKDFSLGQNPGYWPYGPHSMLGCYDEFRVYNYQIVPEKEGLSKVVGYILYYDVEPGRRRNKVEVREKEYTLQLNPGVYYISIAVRLETGFIGPPTNEIKVIVPPKESETSSSSTKPSTEKTNSKTLTNEKIETVTVTKGICGPGIIVLFSLLLLKRR, encoded by the coding sequence ATGAAAAAGCTATTCTTTCTTTTTGTTCTAACCCTTTTGCCTGGACTAGTGTCAGCTATGAGTTTAAGGGAATATTCACCGGGAGTTGAAGGAGCTAAAGGAATACAAGAAGCAAACTGCGCAGCAAATTTATGCATGCAGTCCTTTTTCCAGGGGAGTGAAACATACATAGTATTTACAAATGGAAAAGGTATGAAGATTAATGGACTTGGCGATCCTGCTAGAGAAATAGAAAGGCTCAGCTGGGGATACCTAATTAGAGGGGGAAGCTATATTCTTGCACTTGATGACAGCCTTAATCCGCTTTGGATCAGAGAGAAAAAGGATATGGATTTAGACACACTTGTCCCATGGGATAGCTATGGACTTGTGGGCTTTACCATTTCAAGAACTACTTATTCCGGATTTGGAATTGGGAGAATCGAAAAAGATGGAAGATTTAGAGTTCTTCTTAAATACTCAAACATTGGAGAGGGATACTTAAAAGGTATCGCTAGAGGTGCAAATTCTGCAGCAATATTTGGACAGTTTGGACAAAGCTACGGGGAGGGGTTTATAGGAATCATAGATTCCAGCTTCCACCTCAGAACGTCCTTCTATTTAGTCGGAAGCAAGGGTGAAAGGGTGAGAATACTAACCGTGTTTCCAAGTAAAAATGGCTACATAGTGACTGGGGACATAGAATACGGATTTGATGTCCTTCAGAGAGTGTTCTTTTTAATGGAGATAAACGAAAAAGGAAACATACTCTGGCAGAAAAGCTATGATGTTAAGCCAGTTATAAGGGGAATAAAAGTTGGTAATTCACTAGTATTTCTGGAAGCCGATAGGGAGGGTCTAACGATATTTTCAACAGATTTAAAGGGCAACATAAAGTGGACAAAGAGGATAAGGGCCTCACTCTCGACGATAAAGGACTTTTTTGCAAGTGATGGAAGCTACATGATCGTTGGAACCTTGTATACAGGAGATTTTGGAGGATGGGGTCATAAGCTTGCTATTTTGGAAGTTAGCGATTTGGATTGCTCAAAATGTGAGAATATAACAATAAAAGAGGCAGATGGAAGCATTGTAAAGAGAAAGACAAACATAAAGATCGCTGGAGAGGAGTGGAAGCCAACCTTTATTGCCTCAAAAACAAAAATTTCACACTTTCAAACAAGGCTCGAGGTAAAGGAAATAATAAAGGAGGAAGAGAAAACCAAAACTACAACCAAGAGCACCCCAAGAAAAGGCGTCGTGTTCTATGATCCCCTAGATAAAGGAAAAACAAAGGGAAGCGTTAAAGGAGAATATAGAGCAGGAGTAGCGGGAGAGTGTATCTTCATTGGTGAAGATGATGGTTATATAACATATAAGGGAGAAATTCTACCTGCCAAAGAGGGGAGCATAGAATTCTATTGGAAGCCACCCAAGGATATCTACAAGATTTATTCAAGGAGACACGATGAATGGAAAAATTATGGCTCCTATACGCCACCAGATGGAGGGTTCTTGCTCGACAACATAGGCTGGAGAGCGGCAGATAAGGGAGCGTTTATACTGCCCCTGGTACCCATATCCTGGAAAGATCCGCACAATCCAAGAACTTGGGTCTCATGGAGCATATGGAATGGAAAGGAATGGATCAGCGCTGGAAATAACTTCCTAACGAGGCCTGATAATGTTAGTGTCAAGGTTAGTGATAGCGGGGTACTTATAAAATGGAGCTTCTCCAAGGATGTGCTAATTTGGGATCCGAACGAGTGGTATCATATAGCCGTTACATGGGGGATCAGGGGAAATGAGCTCTACATCAACGGGATAAAAATTGGAGAAGGGGATTATAGGGGACCAATACAAACAAATAAGGACTTTTCGCTAGGTCAAAACCCGGGTTATTGGCCTTATGGTCCTCACTCAATGCTTGGCTGCTACGACGAGTTTAGAGTTTATAACTATCAGATTGTCCCTGAAAAGGAAGGCCTTTCAAAAGTCGTTGGATATATACTTTACTACGACGTGGAGCCAGGAAGGAGAAGGAACAAGGTTGAAGTTAGAGAAAAGGAGTATACCCTCCAGCTAAACCCTGGGGTGTATTACATCTCCATCGCGGTGAGACTTGAAACAGGTTTCATTGGGCCACCCACAAATGAAATCAAAGTTATAGTACCTCCAAAAGAATCGGAGACTTCCTCTTCATCCACCAAGCCCAGTACAGAGAAAACCAACAGTAAAACGCTCACGAATGAGAAAATTGAGACAGTTACTGTCACTAAGGGGATCTGTGGTCCGGGAATAATAGTATTATTTAGCCTTCTTCTACTAAAAAGGAGGTGA
- a CDS encoding DUF438 domain-containing protein, with the protein MSEFLKNFDEKKEKLKNLLLELHEGKSVEELKEEFKEVLASISPLEIPLIEQELVREGVSVKDIAKMCDLHVEVFRESVAGSGKFDYLPDGHPLKTLYLENKEIMKDSEMLNLYAQTLAKTKDETARLQILDVLGGIISDLRRVGPTHYSREEMLIFPYIERLGLRAVATVLWTKHDEIRFMIRRLWELFKMRGSLPWNEFVQRLTKSASEVSRALADMVFREDNILYPTVEALLGEGEWKAVKLQEGEFGYYKIDPPDWDPDIEPVFPWEIDTTLSAEKILSLPRDVQKAIEKYGLTPDEAGSIKREGDIELGTGYLSVEELKAIFRTLPVDITFVDRDDRVRFFSPGERIFARPLNILGRPVQLCHPPKSVHIVNKILKAFKEGKKDKAEFWIRMGDKLVYILYLPVRDENGEYLGTLEVTMDVKRYKELEGEKRLLDWRD; encoded by the coding sequence ATGAGTGAGTTCCTAAAAAATTTTGATGAAAAGAAGGAAAAGCTGAAAAACTTACTGCTCGAGTTGCATGAAGGAAAGAGCGTGGAGGAGCTTAAGGAAGAATTCAAAGAAGTTTTGGCCTCAATATCCCCACTGGAGATACCTTTAATTGAGCAGGAACTTGTAAGGGAAGGAGTTTCTGTTAAAGATATAGCCAAGATGTGCGACCTTCACGTTGAGGTCTTCAGAGAGAGTGTAGCAGGTTCTGGTAAGTTTGATTATCTCCCAGATGGTCATCCCCTAAAAACTCTTTATCTAGAAAACAAGGAAATTATGAAAGATTCCGAAATGCTAAACCTCTATGCCCAGACTCTCGCAAAGACTAAAGATGAAACAGCTAGATTGCAGATACTTGATGTCCTTGGAGGTATAATATCTGATTTAAGGAGAGTCGGGCCAACACACTACAGCAGAGAAGAAATGTTGATATTCCCTTATATAGAGAGGCTCGGCCTTAGGGCGGTAGCTACCGTACTCTGGACTAAGCACGACGAGATAAGGTTCATGATAAGGCGGCTATGGGAGCTTTTTAAGATGAGAGGCTCTCTCCCATGGAACGAATTCGTCCAAAGGCTAACTAAAAGTGCTTCTGAAGTCTCAAGAGCTCTGGCAGACATGGTTTTTAGGGAGGACAACATTTTGTATCCAACCGTTGAGGCACTCTTAGGAGAAGGAGAGTGGAAGGCTGTCAAGCTTCAGGAGGGAGAGTTTGGGTATTATAAGATTGATCCCCCAGATTGGGACCCTGATATTGAGCCAGTCTTCCCGTGGGAGATTGATACTACCCTCTCAGCCGAGAAAATTCTATCTCTACCAAGGGATGTTCAGAAGGCTATTGAAAAGTATGGTCTCACTCCGGACGAAGCGGGAAGCATAAAGAGGGAAGGAGATATAGAATTGGGGACAGGTTATTTGAGTGTTGAAGAGCTTAAGGCCATCTTCAGAACGCTTCCGGTTGATATAACCTTTGTAGATAGGGATGATAGGGTAAGGTTCTTCTCTCCTGGAGAAAGGATATTTGCCAGGCCACTTAACATACTCGGTAGGCCAGTTCAGCTGTGCCATCCACCGAAGAGCGTTCATATAGTCAATAAAATTCTCAAAGCCTTCAAAGAGGGCAAAAAGGATAAGGCCGAGTTCTGGATAAGGATGGGAGATAAGCTTGTCTACATCCTATACCTACCAGTTAGGGACGAAAATGGTGAATACCTGGGAACCCTTGAGGTGACTATGGACGTTAAGAGGTATAAGGAACTTGAAGGAGAGAAGAGACTGTTAGATTGGAGGGATTAA
- a CDS encoding DUF6884 domain-containing protein, translating to MATCGARKIWDVDKLVPRFVEARRAYVGPLAKKTIQYCEKFHPGSYVILSAKYGFLLPHEKIENHDARCGVNPKITIEKLRDQAYMKKINGIRLIDFERVIVLAGKCYCNWAYKVFGKEKVVCPLLRKGGIGLFHR from the coding sequence GTGGCAACATGTGGTGCCAGGAAAATATGGGATGTCGATAAGTTAGTGCCAAGATTCGTTGAGGCGAGGAGGGCCTACGTTGGACCCCTTGCCAAGAAAACTATTCAATACTGCGAAAAATTTCATCCTGGAAGTTATGTCATACTTTCAGCCAAGTACGGCTTTCTACTACCACATGAGAAAATTGAGAACCACGATGCGAGATGCGGTGTTAATCCCAAGATAACGATTGAAAAGCTTAGAGATCAAGCCTATATGAAGAAGATTAACGGGATAAGACTCATTGACTTTGAGAGAGTCATAGTGCTTGCTGGAAAATGCTACTGTAATTGGGCTTACAAAGTGTTTGGGAAGGAAAAAGTTGTTTGCCCTCTCCTTAGGAAAGGTGGCATAGGGCTGTTTCATAGGTAG
- a CDS encoding ACT domain-containing protein — MREYFIVKIKEDGKIEIPLEFAYELGLIKGAYFLVEVDTDIKEMHVERVALPGKKLVEIEMVVEDKPGVLAKVSGLLGRFGINILFNEAEELESLGLSAIVAIVDVSESKISTKELEDKLKEIEEVREVKVIELESSRL, encoded by the coding sequence ATGAGGGAGTACTTCATAGTAAAGATAAAGGAAGATGGAAAGATAGAGATCCCCCTAGAGTTCGCCTATGAGCTCGGCCTGATTAAGGGAGCATACTTCCTTGTGGAGGTTGATACTGACATAAAAGAAATGCACGTTGAGAGAGTTGCCCTGCCAGGAAAGAAGCTAGTTGAGATAGAGATGGTCGTTGAGGATAAGCCGGGAGTTTTAGCCAAGGTCAGTGGGCTTTTAGGAAGGTTTGGGATAAACATCCTATTCAACGAGGCAGAGGAGCTGGAATCTTTGGGACTCTCAGCGATAGTTGCAATAGTCGATGTCAGTGAGTCTAAAATTAGCACAAAGGAACTCGAAGATAAGTTGAAGGAGATTGAAGAAGTTAGGGAAGTTAAAGTGATTGAACTGGAATCCTCCAGGTTATGA
- a CDS encoding Xaa-Pro peptidase family protein has translation MRGKEEIFRRRVERFQEELRKRDIDGAVIRTLSSFIYFTGTKWLRPSLLIPADGDPVVFVAKNEAEEFRRRSWIEDVREYQRVEDLMAGVVTWIHGNGMERVGLEFGFERDAYLAFLKIFQRLNPTIDIVDILDVTMSLRMVKDEWELENIRKAGRIAVKGMEVAEESIRPGVSELEVAAEIMRELMREGSEDPKVYVSTTPRAHAEPFRDLKVKENSVVTVVIGADYNHYYANMARTFIIGNPGRRVFEAIKVKEEAYKIAIEETRVGVPLNSVEKRLAQFFKEKGFENEYITGYTHGVGLLIEELPMPTIIVQTRAQKVVENMVLSIIHAPLMLPEGAIKHENTYIVKKDGLERVT, from the coding sequence ATGAGAGGCAAAGAGGAAATATTCAGGAGAAGGGTCGAAAGGTTCCAGGAGGAGCTTAGAAAGAGGGACATAGACGGAGCGGTAATAAGAACGCTCTCAAGCTTCATCTACTTCACTGGAACTAAGTGGCTTAGGCCAAGCCTTCTCATTCCGGCTGATGGTGATCCAGTAGTTTTTGTTGCCAAAAATGAGGCAGAGGAATTCCGAAGGAGAAGCTGGATTGAGGATGTGAGGGAGTATCAAAGGGTCGAAGACCTAATGGCAGGCGTTGTTACGTGGATTCACGGCAACGGGATGGAAAGAGTCGGACTGGAGTTCGGTTTCGAGAGGGATGCTTATCTAGCCTTTCTCAAGATATTTCAGAGGCTCAACCCAACCATAGATATCGTGGATATACTAGATGTTACCATGAGTCTCAGGATGGTAAAGGATGAGTGGGAGCTGGAGAACATAAGAAAAGCTGGAAGGATAGCGGTAAAAGGTATGGAAGTTGCAGAAGAGAGTATAAGACCGGGGGTTAGTGAGCTTGAAGTAGCGGCAGAGATCATGAGAGAACTTATGAGAGAAGGCAGTGAGGATCCAAAGGTTTACGTGTCCACTACTCCAAGGGCCCATGCTGAACCGTTTCGGGATTTAAAGGTTAAGGAGAACTCTGTTGTGACGGTGGTTATAGGGGCGGATTACAACCACTACTATGCTAACATGGCAAGGACTTTCATCATTGGAAATCCTGGGAGGAGAGTTTTTGAGGCTATTAAGGTTAAGGAAGAGGCCTACAAAATTGCAATAGAAGAGACTAGAGTCGGTGTTCCTTTGAATTCTGTTGAAAAGAGGCTGGCCCAATTTTTCAAGGAAAAGGGGTTCGAGAATGAGTATATAACTGGATACACACACGGTGTTGGATTGCTTATAGAAGAGCTCCCCATGCCAACTATAATAGTCCAGACAAGGGCCCAAAAGGTCGTGGAGAACATGGTTCTCAGCATAATTCACGCACCTCTAATGCTCCCTGAAGGGGCAATAAAGCATGAAAACACGTACATAGTAAAGAAGGACGGGCTGGAGAGAGTTACATAA
- a CDS encoding ArsR family transcriptional regulator, whose amino-acid sequence MCVNTLALLKALSNETNLQILSLLRSGSFHPRELARLLQRSESDVSRRLKKLEKLGLVEGRWIRLGDRNVRIYSLKVNEVKVNFLPGEVQVGIKEAESYRLPITFEDVPKTSFFVGRHDEVEILKNAKGKVVVVYGIAGIGKTSLLARVFPEAFWYSMNGSESFEYFAWQLSLYLNSLGYRALMEYLRGGGKEEKELFELILEGIDETESVIVIDDLHKCQDETLMRMLSYLAGRLKKGTIAVASRVKPLLGIEGVIYINLSGLEPGEAYELAKKIKKRIPVDKFAKIYRITRGHPLALILLLESSGESLEEAKENIFEFLFTEIYRSLTEEEKRMLLMLSIFEEPLEYEAIKTLYGGRKTFFILHSLLRKGLVERRGSQYFIHDMLRGFLREKETFESRTYYLEYAEYLIQKNTPRDFLKAFEYILKAGATEKIRELVELRIRRFKHLPGDFPKTYRRILSQAGDNPYARGELGIIYFNTGFFQKARDILLEVEDKIEGLFKAEVVSTLADVFLVLENLEMAERYLQKTKELAEELQDPEVWLWYYMEKTKYEYYRRNLEEALKSAFKELEVAREHGRSPEDEGLVLLHIGDIYLDLEQPEEGIKYYEEGLRVAKAYGLTFIEHVTYMELSKTHYILGNYRKAVSYGNRAVEYFLRIKNYRRAVDALAYRCVSWIGLGEAERAEEDARELIRIAHSTGYPLAWAGYIFMGAAKFLKGEDGSSYVEKGRKHFQDYPWLFEAVIQELERVFEFPKELKLK is encoded by the coding sequence ATGTGTGTGAATACACTTGCCCTGCTTAAGGCTCTCTCCAACGAAACGAATCTTCAGATACTCTCCCTTCTGAGGTCAGGATCATTCCATCCAAGGGAGCTGGCAAGGCTTCTTCAGAGGAGTGAGAGTGACGTGTCGAGAAGACTGAAAAAACTGGAGAAGCTGGGACTTGTGGAGGGGAGATGGATTAGACTCGGGGATAGAAACGTTAGGATATACTCCCTCAAGGTGAACGAAGTAAAAGTTAACTTCCTGCCGGGAGAGGTTCAGGTGGGTATTAAAGAGGCTGAATCCTATAGGCTTCCCATAACATTTGAAGATGTCCCAAAGACTAGCTTCTTCGTAGGAAGGCACGATGAGGTTGAGATTCTCAAAAATGCAAAGGGTAAAGTGGTTGTCGTTTATGGAATTGCAGGAATTGGTAAGACCAGCCTCCTTGCAAGGGTTTTTCCTGAAGCATTCTGGTACTCAATGAACGGCTCGGAGAGCTTCGAATACTTCGCCTGGCAGCTTAGCCTCTACCTAAACTCCCTGGGATATCGGGCCCTCATGGAGTATCTTCGAGGCGGTGGAAAAGAGGAAAAGGAGCTGTTTGAGCTGATTCTCGAAGGAATAGACGAGACAGAAAGTGTCATCGTGATAGACGACCTCCACAAGTGCCAGGACGAGACACTTATGAGAATGCTCTCTTATCTGGCCGGAAGGCTGAAGAAAGGTACCATCGCCGTTGCATCGAGAGTCAAGCCCCTCCTCGGCATCGAGGGAGTAATCTACATAAACCTAAGTGGCCTGGAACCTGGGGAGGCCTACGAACTGGCAAAAAAGATTAAAAAAAGAATCCCTGTGGACAAATTTGCCAAAATCTACCGCATAACCAGAGGGCACCCTCTGGCACTCATCCTTTTGCTCGAAAGCTCAGGGGAGAGCTTGGAAGAGGCTAAAGAGAACATCTTTGAGTTTCTTTTCACGGAGATTTATCGTTCTCTGACCGAAGAGGAGAAGCGGATGCTTCTAATGCTTTCTATCTTTGAAGAACCCCTTGAATATGAGGCCATTAAAACCCTTTATGGTGGCAGGAAAACCTTTTTCATTCTCCACTCTCTACTGAGAAAGGGACTGGTAGAGAGGAGGGGCAGTCAGTACTTCATCCACGACATGCTGAGGGGGTTTCTCAGAGAAAAAGAAACTTTTGAGAGCAGAACCTACTACCTTGAGTATGCGGAGTACCTCATTCAAAAAAATACCCCCAGAGACTTCCTGAAGGCCTTCGAATATATACTCAAAGCCGGAGCCACCGAGAAAATAAGAGAATTAGTGGAACTTCGAATCCGGAGGTTCAAACACCTGCCGGGAGACTTTCCGAAAACATACAGGAGGATACTATCCCAAGCGGGGGATAACCCCTACGCTCGGGGAGAACTGGGTATAATCTACTTCAACACAGGATTCTTCCAGAAGGCCAGAGATATCCTCCTAGAGGTGGAGGACAAAATTGAGGGCCTCTTCAAAGCGGAGGTTGTGAGCACCTTGGCAGATGTTTTCCTCGTGCTTGAGAACCTAGAGATGGCTGAGAGATACCTTCAGAAGACGAAGGAGCTAGCCGAAGAACTTCAAGATCCTGAGGTGTGGCTTTGGTATTACATGGAGAAAACGAAGTACGAGTACTATCGCCGAAACCTTGAAGAAGCTTTGAAGAGTGCGTTTAAGGAGCTAGAAGTGGCACGAGAGCACGGAAGAAGTCCGGAAGACGAGGGGCTAGTGCTCCTTCACATAGGAGACATATACCTCGACCTGGAGCAACCAGAGGAGGGAATAAAATACTACGAAGAGGGCCTAAGGGTAGCAAAAGCATACGGGCTGACCTTTATCGAACACGTTACGTACATGGAGCTATCCAAGACACACTACATACTCGGGAACTACCGGAAAGCCGTCTCCTATGGAAACCGGGCCGTGGAGTACTTTTTGAGAATCAAGAACTACCGCAGGGCAGTGGATGCCCTGGCTTACAGATGCGTATCATGGATAGGGCTCGGCGAGGCGGAGAGGGCAGAGGAGGATGCCAGGGAGCTCATTAGAATCGCCCACAGTACTGGCTATCCTCTTGCGTGGGCTGGCTACATCTTCATGGGAGCGGCAAAGTTTTTGAAGGGAGAGGATGGGTCTAGTTACGTGGAGAAGGGAAGAAAACATTTCCAGGATTATCCCTGGCTTTTTGAGGCTGTAATTCAAGAACTTGAAAGGGTTTTTGAGTTCCCCAAGGAACTAAAACTTAAGTAG
- a CDS encoding aspartate kinase, translating to MIVIKFGGSSIRSEFREAVDLTLNIFDEEDVIVVVSALKGITDKLIKYSETLDPRIAVNIAAEYVHFARLHGIDPSFLKPYLDELFHLPELRGNAFQDYILGIGEVLSAVLFAAAVNGVFVPAWEVFRGEGEFGDAFIDIEGSRKNFRKIFDVIGEGYIPVIPGFIAGKNGLRITLGRGGSDYSAVAAGVLSKAKLVLIMSDVEGIYTADPKLVPNARLIPYISYDEVILASRHGMKAIQWKAAELAKRERLPVLFGRTRNWRMATVLGEKSSKMPLMTYGDGLLLINTPERLPYPVIDEGEFWTLYDVPQEDAVRIIRELHKKLFPPVMSLFQHVLYKDEEIGHNSTNIIEKMSTEQTISRKIYYEEGEVEPLG from the coding sequence ATGATCGTCATCAAGTTTGGTGGGAGCTCTATTAGGAGTGAGTTCAGGGAAGCTGTAGATCTCACGCTCAACATTTTCGATGAAGAAGATGTTATTGTCGTAGTTTCCGCCCTTAAAGGAATTACCGACAAGCTAATTAAGTACTCAGAAACTCTTGATCCCAGGATTGCCGTTAATATTGCCGCCGAGTACGTTCACTTTGCGAGACTCCATGGAATTGATCCCTCCTTCCTAAAGCCCTATCTAGATGAGCTCTTCCATCTTCCCGAGTTGCGTGGGAATGCTTTCCAGGATTACATACTTGGAATTGGAGAAGTTCTCTCGGCAGTTCTATTTGCAGCTGCCGTAAATGGTGTTTTCGTTCCGGCATGGGAAGTTTTCAGGGGAGAAGGAGAATTTGGAGATGCTTTTATAGATATTGAAGGTAGCAGAAAGAACTTTAGAAAAATATTTGATGTCATTGGAGAGGGCTATATCCCCGTTATTCCCGGCTTTATAGCTGGGAAGAATGGACTCAGAATAACTTTAGGACGGGGAGGAAGCGATTATTCCGCAGTGGCTGCCGGAGTGCTATCGAAGGCAAAGCTCGTTTTGATAATGAGCGATGTCGAAGGAATTTATACTGCCGACCCAAAGCTTGTTCCCAATGCGAGACTGATTCCATACATCTCCTATGATGAGGTAATCTTGGCCTCAAGACATGGGATGAAGGCAATTCAGTGGAAAGCCGCTGAACTTGCAAAGAGGGAGAGGCTTCCAGTTTTGTTTGGAAGAACAAGAAACTGGAGAATGGCAACTGTTTTGGGAGAAAAGAGTAGTAAAATGCCGCTGATGACATATGGAGATGGACTTTTACTGATCAACACTCCCGAGAGGCTGCCTTATCCGGTTATTGATGAAGGGGAGTTCTGGACTCTCTACGATGTTCCCCAAGAGGATGCAGTTAGAATAATCAGGGAACTCCATAAGAAGCTATTTCCACCTGTCATGTCATTATTTCAACATGTACTCTACAAAGATGAAGAAATTGGACATAACTCTACGAACATCATCGAAAAAATGTCGACAGAACAAACTATCTCCAGAAAAATTTATTATGAGGAGGGAGAGGTTGAGCCTTTGGGGTGA